The Lactobacillus sp. ESL0680 genome has a segment encoding these proteins:
- the rpsG gene encoding 30S ribosomal protein S7, with protein MPRKGHVTKRDVLADPVYNSKLVTKLINHLMLDGKRAKASSILYDAFNIVKDKTGKEPLEVFEEAMNNIMPVLEVRARRIGGSNYQIPVEVRPERRTTLGLRWLVSYARLRNEHTMDERLANEIIDASNNTGSAVKKREDVHRMAEANRAFAHYRF; from the coding sequence ATGCCTAGAAAAGGACATGTAACTAAAAGAGACGTTTTAGCAGATCCAGTTTATAACTCAAAGCTTGTTACTAAGTTAATCAACCACTTGATGCTTGATGGTAAGAGAGCTAAGGCATCTTCTATCCTTTATGATGCTTTCAACATCGTTAAAGACAAGACTGGCAAGGAACCACTTGAAGTTTTTGAAGAAGCTATGAATAACATTATGCCAGTTTTGGAAGTTAGAGCTCGCCGTATCGGTGGTTCAAACTACCAAATCCCAGTTGAAGTTCGTCCAGAAAGAAGAACTACTTTGGGCTTAAGATGGCTTGTTTCATACGCTCGTTTACGTAATGAACACACTATGGATGAACGTTTAGCTAACGAAATCATTGACGCTTCAAACAACACCGGTTCTGCAGTTAAGAAGCGTGAAGACGTTCACCGTATGGCTGAAGCTAACCGTGCATTCGCACACTACCGCTTCTAA
- the rpoB gene encoding DNA-directed RNA polymerase subunit beta: MLNGHVVNYGKHRTRRSFSRIKEVLKLPNLTDVQTESYKWFLDEGIKEVFDDIMPISDFSGKLSLEYMGYKLQKPKYTVDEARDHDATYSAPMHVTLKLTNQKTGEIKTQDVFFGDLPLMTESGSFIINGAERVIVSQLVRSPSVYYSGDYDKNGRQIFGTTVIPNRGAWLEYETDAKNVSYVRIDRTRKLPLTVLIRAMGIGSDSDILDMFGQSDTLQFTLDKDVHKNPADSRVAEALKDVYERLRPGEPKTTDSSRSLLYARFFDPRRYDLAPVGRYKVNKKLSLKNRLYGQTLAETLADPDTGEIIAKKGTVVTHEVMDTLEKYLDRDDFKMVTYEPSKEGVLPDPISVQEIKVYSKVNPERVVKMMSNGHIDKSVKYLTPADVLASINYFLLLQDEIGNVDDIDHLGNRRIRRVGELLQNQFRIGLARMERVVRERMSIQDPSTVTPQQLINIRPIVASIKEFFGSSQLSQFMDQHNPLGELTHKRRMSALGPGGLTRDRAGYEVRDVHYTQYGRLCPIETPEGPNIGLINSLATYAVINKYGFIETPYRRVSWKTHKVTDKIDYLTADVEDNYIIAGANTPLNPDGSFKDELILARSKEDNVEVSPDKIDYMDVIPKQVVSVASACIPFLENDDSNRALMGANQQRQAAPLINPHSSLVGTGMEYRAAHDSGAALIAKAAGKVEYVDANTIRIRRADSTLDEYVLEKYRRSNNSKSYNQTPNVKLGDEVAEGEVIANGPTMSHGELALGQNPVIAFMTWNMYNYEDSIMLSERLVKDDVYTSISIEDYESEARDTKLGPEEITRELPNVGEDALKDLDAEGIVRIGAEVHDGDILVGKVTPKGVTELSAEERLLHAIFGEKAREVRDTSLRVPHGGGGIVRDVKVYTREKGDELSPGVNTLVRVYIAQKRKIQVGDKMSGRHGNKGTVAAVVPEEDMPYLPDGTPVDICLNPMGVPSRMNIGQLLELHLGWAANSLGIHVATPVFDGASEDDVWDTVHQAGIDKDGKTVLYDGRTGEPFHNRVSVGIMHYLKLTHMVDDKIHARSIGPYSLVTQQPLGGKAQFGGQRFGEMEVWALEAYGAAYTLQEILTYKSDDVVGRVKAYEAIVKGERIPKPGVPESFRVLVKELQSLGLDIRVLDMDHNEIELRDMDDDSNERLNIDTLSKMAEEQQKKKLAEETAKSDDQDESVAEPKKTETAVDESDDDNKISK; the protein is encoded by the coding sequence TTGTTAAATGGACACGTAGTGAACTATGGTAAACACCGAACAAGACGTAGTTTTTCACGGATTAAAGAAGTACTGAAACTACCTAACTTGACTGATGTTCAAACCGAATCATATAAGTGGTTTTTGGATGAAGGTATTAAAGAAGTCTTTGACGACATTATGCCAATTAGTGACTTCTCAGGTAAGCTTTCTTTGGAATACATGGGCTATAAATTGCAAAAGCCGAAGTATACCGTTGATGAAGCCCGCGATCATGATGCGACTTATTCCGCACCAATGCACGTTACTTTGAAGTTAACTAACCAAAAAACCGGTGAAATTAAGACTCAAGATGTTTTCTTTGGCGATTTGCCATTAATGACTGAATCTGGTTCATTCATTATCAATGGTGCTGAAAGAGTTATTGTTTCACAGTTAGTTAGATCACCAAGTGTTTATTACTCAGGTGACTATGATAAGAACGGCCGCCAAATTTTTGGTACGACTGTTATTCCTAACCGTGGGGCTTGGCTTGAATATGAAACTGATGCAAAGAATGTTTCATATGTTCGGATTGACCGGACTCGTAAATTGCCATTGACTGTATTAATTAGAGCAATGGGTATTGGCTCTGACAGCGACATTTTAGACATGTTTGGTCAAAGTGACACTTTACAATTTACTTTGGACAAGGATGTTCATAAGAACCCTGCAGACTCAAGAGTTGCCGAAGCATTGAAGGACGTTTACGAAAGATTACGTCCAGGTGAGCCGAAGACAACAGATTCTTCACGGTCTTTGCTTTACGCTCGTTTCTTTGATCCACGTCGTTACGACCTGGCACCAGTTGGTCGTTACAAGGTCAACAAGAAGTTATCACTGAAGAACCGTTTATACGGTCAAACTTTGGCTGAAACTTTGGCTGATCCTGACACTGGTGAAATTATCGCTAAGAAGGGTACTGTTGTTACTCATGAAGTAATGGATACTTTAGAGAAGTACCTTGACCGCGATGACTTTAAGATGGTTACTTATGAACCATCTAAGGAAGGCGTTCTGCCAGACCCAATCAGTGTTCAAGAAATCAAGGTTTACTCAAAAGTAAATCCAGAACGCGTTGTTAAGATGATGTCCAATGGTCACATTGACAAGAGCGTTAAGTACTTGACTCCTGCTGATGTTTTGGCTTCAATCAACTACTTCTTATTATTGCAAGATGAAATCGGCAATGTTGACGATATTGACCACTTGGGTAATCGTCGTATTCGTCGAGTTGGTGAATTATTGCAAAATCAATTTAGAATTGGTTTAGCAAGAATGGAACGTGTTGTTCGGGAAAGAATGTCAATTCAAGACCCATCAACTGTTACCCCACAACAATTAATCAACATTCGTCCAATTGTTGCCAGCATCAAAGAATTCTTTGGTTCTTCACAATTGTCACAGTTCATGGACCAACATAACCCGTTGGGTGAATTAACTCATAAGCGCCGGATGTCTGCCTTAGGGCCTGGTGGTTTGACTCGTGACCGTGCTGGATACGAAGTTCGTGACGTACACTATACGCAATATGGTCGTCTATGTCCAATCGAAACACCAGAAGGTCCAAACATTGGTTTGATTAACTCCTTGGCAACATACGCTGTAATTAACAAGTATGGTTTTATTGAAACACCATACCGTCGCGTTTCTTGGAAGACCCACAAGGTTACTGACAAGATTGACTACTTAACAGCTGATGTTGAGGATAACTATATTATTGCCGGAGCTAACACACCGCTTAATCCAGATGGTTCATTTAAGGATGAATTAATCTTGGCTCGTTCAAAGGAAGATAACGTCGAAGTTAGTCCAGACAAGATTGACTACATGGACGTTATTCCTAAGCAAGTTGTGTCTGTTGCTTCTGCATGTATCCCATTCCTTGAAAACGACGACTCTAACCGTGCTTTGATGGGGGCTAACCAGCAACGTCAGGCTGCACCATTAATTAATCCACACAGTTCTCTTGTTGGAACTGGTATGGAATACCGTGCTGCTCACGATTCTGGTGCTGCTTTAATTGCTAAGGCTGCAGGTAAAGTTGAATACGTTGATGCGAATACTATCCGCATTAGACGTGCTGACAGTACTTTAGATGAATATGTTCTTGAAAAGTACCGTCGGTCAAACAACTCGAAGTCATACAACCAAACACCAAATGTTAAGTTGGGTGATGAAGTTGCTGAAGGCGAAGTAATTGCTAACGGTCCAACAATGAGCCACGGTGAATTAGCCTTGGGTCAAAACCCAGTTATCGCCTTCATGACTTGGAACATGTACAACTATGAAGACTCGATTATGTTGTCAGAACGGCTTGTTAAGGATGACGTTTACACTTCAATCAGTATTGAAGATTACGAATCCGAAGCCCGTGACACAAAATTGGGCCCAGAAGAAATTACGCGTGAATTGCCAAATGTTGGTGAGGATGCGTTAAAGGATCTTGATGCAGAAGGAATTGTTCGCATCGGTGCTGAAGTTCACGATGGTGACATTTTAGTTGGTAAAGTTACACCTAAGGGTGTGACAGAATTGTCAGCTGAAGAAAGATTACTGCACGCTATCTTTGGTGAAAAGGCACGTGAAGTTCGTGATACTTCCTTGCGTGTACCACACGGCGGCGGCGGAATTGTTCGCGATGTTAAGGTTTATACGCGTGAAAAGGGCGATGAATTATCACCAGGTGTTAATACCTTAGTTCGAGTTTACATCGCTCAAAAGCGTAAGATTCAAGTCGGGGACAAGATGTCTGGTCGTCATGGTAACAAGGGTACGGTTGCCGCAGTTGTTCCAGAAGAAGATATGCCATACTTGCCAGATGGTACTCCAGTTGATATTTGTTTGAACCCAATGGGTGTTCCTTCACGTATGAACATTGGACAGCTTTTGGAATTGCACTTGGGCTGGGCTGCAAATAGCTTGGGTATCCATGTTGCCACACCAGTATTTGATGGTGCTAGTGAAGATGACGTTTGGGACACAGTTCACCAAGCCGGTATCGATAAAGACGGTAAGACTGTTCTTTACGATGGCCGTACGGGTGAGCCATTCCATAACCGGGTTTCTGTTGGTATCATGCACTATCTGAAGTTGACTCACATGGTTGACGATAAGATCCACGCTCGTTCAATTGGGCCTTACTCACTTGTTACACAACAACCTCTTGGTGGTAAAGCACAATTTGGTGGACAGCGTTTTGGTGAAATGGAAGTTTGGGCTCTTGAAGCTTACGGTGCCGCATACACCCTGCAAGAAATTTTGACTTATAAGTCAGATGATGTTGTTGGTCGTGTAAAGGCATACGAAGCAATTGTTAAGGGCGAAAGAATTCCTAAACCAGGTGTTCCAGAATCATTCCGTGTTCTTGTTAAAGAATTACAATCATTAGGATTGGATATTCGCGTACTTGACATGGATCATAATGAAATTGAATTACGCGACATGGACGATGATTCAAATGAACGTTTGAATATTGATACTTTGTCGAAGATGGCTGAAGAACAACAAAAGAAGAAGTTAGCCGAAGAAACTGCCAAATCTGATGATCAAGACGAATCAGTTGCGGAACCAAAGAAGACCGAAACTGCCGTTGATGAATCTGACGACGATAACAAGATTTCTAAATAA
- the fusA gene encoding elongation factor G produces MANKREFPLEKTRNIGIMAHIDAGKTTTTERILYYTGKIHKIGETHEGDSQMDWMEEEKERGITITSAATTAQWQDYRINIIDTPGHVDFTIEVERSLRVLDGAVTVLDAQAGVEPQTENVWRQAETYGVPRIVFVNKMDKIGADFDKSVTSLHERLNANALPVQMPIGSAETFEGVIDLINMVADVYDEDKLGSKWETIPVPDEYKAEAEKRRSALIEQVADVDDDIMEKYLNGEEISIDELKAAIRKATLNLELFPVFAGSAFKNKGVQMMLDGVVDYLPSPVDVKPYIAHDPKTGEEKELVAGDDKPFSALAFKIATDPFVGRLTYIRVYTGSLESGSYVLNASKNSRERVGRLLQMHANSRTEISEVFSGDIAGAIGLKNTTTGDSLTDPDHPLILESLEVPDPVIQVSIEPESKADRDKLDVALQKLTEEDPTFRAETNAETGQTLISGMGELHLQIMVERMKREFHVEAKIGEPQVAYRETFTKPAQAQGKFVRQSGGKGQYGDVWIEFTPNERGKGYEFEDAIVGGVVPREFIPSVDAGLQESMKNGILAGYPLIDVKAKLYDGSYHEVDSSEAAFKVAASLALRNAAPKAGAVILEPIMKVQVITPEEYLGDVMGSITARRGTMDNMQDRSGAKVLNSMVPLAEMFGYATTLRSSTQGRGTFTMVFDHYAATPKSIQAEIIKKRGGDAE; encoded by the coding sequence ATGGCTAATAAGCGTGAATTTCCATTAGAAAAGACACGTAACATTGGTATCATGGCCCACATTGATGCGGGTAAGACTACCACTACTGAACGTATCCTTTACTACACTGGTAAAATCCACAAAATTGGTGAAACCCATGAGGGTGACAGCCAAATGGACTGGATGGAAGAAGAAAAGGAACGTGGTATTACCATTACCTCAGCCGCTACGACTGCGCAATGGCAAGACTACAGAATTAACATCATTGATACCCCAGGACACGTTGACTTCACTATCGAAGTTGAACGTTCACTTCGTGTTCTTGACGGTGCGGTAACTGTTCTTGATGCTCAAGCTGGTGTTGAACCACAAACTGAAAATGTATGGCGTCAAGCTGAAACTTACGGTGTTCCTCGAATTGTTTTTGTTAACAAGATGGACAAGATTGGTGCAGATTTTGATAAGTCTGTTACTTCTTTACACGAACGCTTAAATGCCAATGCTTTACCTGTTCAAATGCCAATTGGTTCTGCCGAAACTTTTGAAGGTGTTATTGACTTAATCAACATGGTTGCCGATGTTTATGATGAAGACAAGCTTGGTTCAAAATGGGAAACTATTCCAGTTCCTGACGAATACAAGGCAGAAGCTGAAAAGCGTCGTAGTGCTTTAATCGAACAAGTTGCTGATGTTGACGATGACATCATGGAAAAATACCTTAATGGTGAAGAAATTTCCATTGATGAATTAAAGGCTGCTATTCGTAAAGCAACTTTGAACTTGGAATTGTTCCCAGTATTTGCTGGTTCAGCTTTCAAGAACAAGGGTGTTCAAATGATGCTTGACGGTGTTGTTGACTACTTACCATCACCAGTTGATGTTAAGCCATACATCGCTCATGATCCTAAAACTGGTGAGGAAAAAGAATTAGTAGCTGGAGACGACAAGCCATTCTCAGCTTTAGCCTTCAAGATCGCTACTGATCCATTTGTTGGTCGTTTGACTTACATTCGTGTTTACACTGGTTCACTTGAATCAGGTTCATACGTTTTGAATGCTTCAAAGAACAGTCGTGAACGTGTTGGTCGTTTATTGCAAATGCACGCTAACTCAAGAACTGAAATTTCAGAAGTATTCTCAGGTGATATCGCTGGTGCCATTGGTTTGAAGAACACCACTACTGGTGACTCATTAACTGATCCAGACCACCCATTAATTTTGGAAAGTTTGGAAGTTCCAGATCCAGTTATCCAAGTTTCAATTGAACCTGAATCAAAGGCTGACCGTGATAAGCTTGATGTTGCTTTACAAAAGTTGACTGAAGAAGACCCAACTTTCAGAGCTGAAACTAATGCTGAAACTGGTCAAACCTTGATTTCCGGAATGGGTGAATTGCACTTGCAAATCATGGTTGAACGTATGAAGCGTGAATTCCACGTTGAAGCTAAGATCGGTGAACCACAAGTTGCTTACCGTGAAACCTTCACTAAGCCTGCTCAAGCTCAAGGTAAATTTGTCCGTCAATCAGGTGGTAAGGGTCAATACGGTGACGTTTGGATTGAATTTACACCAAACGAAAGAGGTAAAGGTTACGAATTCGAAGATGCCATTGTCGGTGGTGTTGTTCCTCGTGAATTTATCCCTTCAGTAGATGCTGGACTTCAAGAATCAATGAAGAACGGTATCCTTGCTGGTTACCCATTAATCGACGTTAAGGCTAAGCTTTACGATGGTAGTTACCACGAAGTCGATTCATCTGAAGCTGCCTTCAAGGTTGCTGCTTCACTTGCATTGAGAAATGCTGCTCCTAAGGCTGGTGCTGTTATCCTTGAACCAATTATGAAGGTTCAAGTAATTACACCAGAAGAATACTTAGGTGACGTAATGGGTTCAATTACTGCTCGTCGTGGTACGATGGATAACATGCAAGACCGTTCAGGTGCTAAAGTGTTGAACTCAATGGTTCCACTTGCTGAAATGTTTGGTTATGCAACTACTTTGCGTTCATCAACTCAAGGCCGTGGTACATTTACAATGGTATTTGACCACTACGCAGCTACTCCTAAGTCAATTCAAGCAGAAATTATCAA
- the rpoC gene encoding DNA-directed RNA polymerase subunit beta' translates to MIDVNKFESMQIGLASPNKIRSWSYGEVKKPETINYRTLKPEKDGLFDERIFGPTKDWACACGKYKGVRYRGIVCDRCGVEVTSAKVRRERMGHIELAAPVTHIWYFKGIPSRMGLILDMSPRLLEEVIYFAAYIVIDPGDTDLEFKQLMTEAEYREQKAKYGNRFTAKMGAEAIRDLLRKVDLAKEVADLKKELETATGQKRTRAIRRLDILDAFKDSGNKPEWMVIDAVPVIPPDLRPMVQLEGGRFATSDLNDLYRRVINRNNRLKRLLDLNAPNIIVQNEKRMLQEAVDALIDNGRRGRPVVGPGNRPLKSLSHMLKGKQGRFRQNLLGKRVDYSGRSVIDVSPKLKLYQCGVPRPMALELFKPFVMHELVKRKIASNIKSAKRKIDREDDDVWDVLEDVIKERTVLLNRAPTLHRLSIQAFEPVLVPGKSIRLHPLACEAYNADFDGDQMAIHVPLSDEAVAESRLLMLAAHHILAPKDGKPIVTPSQDVVLGNYWLTQAERGREGEGMIFNSPEEATIAYNNGDIHYHTIIGMSADSMPKKAWPKGYEHGIFVTTYGRVIFNQIAPEDYFYINEPTEENSNNPLDTKYFLESGEDIHEKIDNVGDDLVATPFKKSFLSDSIATIYKYYKVQRTSEYLDDLKKLGYISSTTSGITIGMTDVPEINDKDEKVAKAHKQVDVVSKQFRRGLITEQERHDRVISIWNECKDQVQNEIAQIYDPRNPITIMADSGARGNISNFTQLAGMRGLMATPNGGLFEIPVTSNFKEGLSVLELFMSTHGARKGMTDTALKTAQSGYLTRRLVDVAQDVIIREDDCGTDRGIHVHAIMEGDELIEPLYDRLLGRFTAETVKNPETGEVLAGPNEMMDEDLAHKICDAGVTDVKIRSILICDTPHGVCRKCYGMNLATGEEVEVGEAVGTVAAQSIGEPGTQLTLRTFHNGGVAGAEDITQGLPRVQELFEARNPKGRAIISEVDGTIDSIQENPAEHTREITVKGKIDTRSYSVPYTASVAVAEGDFVNRGDKLTLGSVDPKELIQVTDTLTTEEYILVEVQKAYRMQGVDISDKHVEVLTRQMLQKVRILDPGETDLLPGAVMDIGDFKEQNKSVIISGGIPATAQSVILGITKAALETNSFLSAASFQETTRVLTDASIRGKNDPLLGLKENVIIGKIIPAGTGLPVYRNMEPEADVKRPQSVYSIADIEKKMKEADKAKEPQK, encoded by the coding sequence TTGATCGATGTAAATAAGTTTGAAAGCATGCAAATTGGTCTTGCATCACCTAACAAGATCCGCAGCTGGTCATACGGTGAAGTTAAGAAGCCAGAAACAATTAACTACCGTACTTTAAAGCCAGAAAAAGACGGTCTGTTTGATGAAAGAATTTTTGGGCCAACTAAAGATTGGGCCTGTGCATGTGGTAAATACAAGGGCGTTCGCTATCGCGGAATCGTTTGTGATCGCTGTGGGGTTGAAGTTACCTCTGCCAAAGTCAGAAGAGAACGGATGGGTCACATTGAGTTGGCTGCTCCAGTTACTCATATCTGGTACTTCAAGGGTATTCCATCTCGGATGGGATTAATCCTTGATATGTCACCAAGATTACTGGAAGAAGTAATTTATTTTGCAGCTTACATCGTAATCGATCCTGGCGACACGGACCTTGAATTTAAACAATTAATGACCGAAGCTGAATACCGTGAGCAAAAAGCTAAGTATGGTAATCGCTTTACTGCCAAGATGGGTGCCGAAGCAATCCGTGATTTGTTACGGAAAGTTGACCTAGCCAAGGAAGTTGCCGATTTAAAGAAAGAATTGGAAACTGCAACTGGTCAAAAACGGACACGGGCAATTAGACGGTTAGATATTTTGGATGCCTTCAAGGATTCAGGTAATAAGCCTGAATGGATGGTTATTGATGCTGTTCCCGTTATCCCACCGGACTTGCGGCCAATGGTTCAACTAGAAGGTGGCCGTTTTGCCACTTCTGACTTGAACGACCTTTACCGCCGGGTAATTAACCGGAATAATCGTTTGAAGAGACTGCTTGACCTAAACGCACCAAACATTATCGTTCAAAACGAAAAGCGGATGCTGCAGGAAGCCGTTGATGCCTTGATTGATAACGGTCGTCGTGGCCGTCCAGTCGTTGGACCAGGTAACCGTCCATTGAAGTCACTGTCACACATGCTTAAGGGTAAGCAAGGACGTTTCCGTCAAAACTTGCTTGGTAAGCGTGTTGACTATTCAGGCCGTTCAGTTATCGACGTTTCACCAAAATTGAAATTATATCAATGTGGTGTTCCACGCCCAATGGCATTGGAATTATTCAAGCCATTTGTAATGCACGAATTGGTTAAACGTAAGATTGCTTCTAATATCAAGAGTGCTAAGCGTAAGATTGATCGTGAAGACGATGATGTCTGGGATGTACTTGAAGATGTAATTAAGGAAAGAACGGTTCTGTTAAACCGTGCCCCTACTTTGCACCGTTTGAGTATTCAAGCCTTTGAACCAGTTCTAGTTCCTGGTAAGTCAATTCGGCTGCACCCATTAGCTTGTGAAGCTTACAATGCCGACTTCGATGGGGACCAGATGGCTATCCACGTTCCACTATCAGATGAAGCTGTTGCTGAATCACGGCTGTTGATGCTTGCTGCGCATCATATTTTGGCTCCTAAGGATGGTAAGCCAATCGTTACACCATCACAGGATGTCGTTTTGGGTAACTACTGGTTAACTCAAGCTGAACGTGGCCGTGAAGGTGAAGGCATGATCTTCAATTCACCTGAAGAAGCTACAATTGCATACAATAATGGTGATATTCACTACCACACAATTATTGGTATGTCAGCTGATTCAATGCCGAAGAAGGCATGGCCTAAGGGTTACGAACATGGTATTTTTGTTACTACCTATGGTCGGGTAATTTTCAATCAAATTGCACCAGAAGATTACTTCTACATCAATGAGCCAACTGAAGAAAACTCGAATAATCCACTAGATACTAAGTACTTCTTAGAGTCTGGTGAAGATATTCATGAAAAGATTGATAACGTTGGTGATGACTTAGTTGCAACACCATTTAAGAAGTCATTCTTATCTGATTCAATTGCGACTATCTACAAGTATTACAAGGTTCAAAGAACATCAGAATACCTTGATGATTTGAAGAAGTTAGGCTACATCAGTTCAACTACTTCTGGTATTACAATTGGGATGACCGATGTTCCAGAAATTAATGATAAGGACGAAAAGGTTGCTAAGGCCCACAAGCAAGTTGATGTTGTTTCTAAGCAATTTAGACGCGGCTTGATTACTGAGCAAGAACGACACGATCGCGTTATCAGCATTTGGAACGAATGTAAGGATCAAGTTCAAAACGAAATTGCGCAGATCTATGATCCACGTAACCCAATTACAATCATGGCCGATTCCGGTGCTCGTGGTAACATTTCTAACTTTACTCAGTTAGCCGGAATGCGTGGCTTGATGGCCACCCCTAACGGTGGGTTGTTCGAAATTCCAGTTACTTCAAACTTCAAGGAAGGTTTGTCAGTTTTGGAATTGTTCATGTCCACTCACGGTGCCCGTAAGGGAATGACTGATACGGCCTTGAAGACTGCTCAGTCTGGTTACTTGACACGGCGGTTAGTTGATGTTGCTCAGGATGTTATCATCCGTGAAGATGATTGTGGTACCGACCGTGGTATCCACGTTCATGCAATCATGGAAGGTGACGAATTAATCGAGCCATTATACGATCGTTTGCTTGGTCGTTTCACTGCTGAAACTGTCAAGAATCCAGAGACCGGTGAAGTACTTGCTGGTCCAAACGAAATGATGGATGAAGACTTAGCTCATAAGATTTGTGATGCTGGTGTTACTGACGTCAAGATTCGTTCAATCTTAATCTGTGATACACCTCACGGTGTTTGCCGCAAGTGTTACGGTATGAACTTGGCTACTGGTGAAGAAGTTGAAGTCGGTGAAGCAGTTGGTACTGTTGCCGCACAATCAATCGGTGAACCTGGTACTCAGTTGACTCTTCGTACTTTCCACAACGGTGGGGTTGCCGGTGCTGAAGATATTACTCAGGGTCTTCCTCGTGTGCAAGAATTGTTTGAAGCTCGTAACCCCAAAGGTCGGGCAATCATTTCCGAAGTTGATGGGACAATTGATTCAATTCAAGAAAACCCAGCTGAACATACTCGCGAGATTACTGTTAAGGGTAAGATCGATACTAGAAGCTACAGCGTTCCTTATACTGCTTCTGTTGCAGTTGCTGAAGGCGACTTCGTTAACCGTGGTGACAAGTTGACTTTAGGTTCTGTTGATCCTAAGGAATTGATTCAAGTAACTGATACTTTGACAACTGAAGAATACATCTTAGTTGAAGTTCAAAAAGCCTACAGAATGCAGGGGGTTGACATTTCTGATAAGCACGTCGAAGTCTTAACTCGTCAAATGCTGCAAAAGGTTCGAATTCTTGATCCAGGTGAAACTGACTTATTGCCAGGTGCCGTAATGGATATTGGCGACTTCAAGGAACAAAACAAGTCAGTCATTATTTCTGGTGGTATTCCAGCTACTGCACAAAGTGTTATCTTGGGAATTACCAAGGCTGCCCTTGAAACTAACAGTTTCTTGTCTGCCGCTTCATTCCAGGAAACAACTCGTGTTCTGACTGATGCATCAATCAGAGGCAAGAATGATCCATTGCTTGGTTTGAAAGAAAATGTTATCATCGGTAAGATTATTCCAGCTGGTACTGGTCTTCCTGTTTACCGTAATATGGAACCAGAAGCTGACGTTAAGCGCCCACAATCTGTTTACTCAATTGCTGATATTGAGAAAAAGATGAAGGAAGCTGACAAGGCTAAGGAACCACAAAAATAG
- the rpsL gene encoding 30S ribosomal protein S12 → MPTINQLVRKGRHSKTTKSKSPALSYGYNSMKKELVFNPAPQMRGVATRVGTMTPKKPNSALRKYARVRLSNLIEVTAYIPGEGHNLQEHSVVLIRGGRVKDLPGVRYHIIRGALDTAGVDGRKQSRSKYGAKKD, encoded by the coding sequence ATGCCAACTATTAACCAATTGGTAAGAAAAGGCCGTCACTCAAAGACGACTAAATCAAAGTCACCAGCTTTAAGCTACGGCTACAACAGTATGAAGAAAGAATTAGTATTCAACCCAGCTCCGCAAATGCGTGGTGTTGCAACTCGTGTTGGTACTATGACACCAAAGAAGCCAAACTCAGCTTTGCGTAAGTATGCTCGTGTTCGTCTTTCTAACTTAATCGAAGTTACTGCCTACATCCCAGGTGAAGGCCACAACTTGCAAGAGCACTCGGTTGTTTTAATCCGTGGTGGTCGTGTAAAGGACCTTCCTGGTGTACGTTACCATATTATCCGTGGTGCCCTTGATACTGCTGGTGTTGATGGCAGAAAACAAAGCCGTTCTAAGTACGGTGCTAAGAAAGATTAA
- a CDS encoding A24 family peptidase gives MNWIYTLTNFLIGTCLASHAAVVYEHWETFDFFITRSRCSTCQTELSLLDELPIISYLWLHGKCRYCNSQIPVKLPIIEICGGLAFMQIDFSQPSNYATAILIFSILLVAISDYEQQEFHLAMLFPALYLALFKSSNLLHFQLLDYVELLPILLLLIFYVWQKKLGSGDLLIYLILAVYFSPHTANFIFLIGATLLIVHFCLKQQKGQKQTTIAFVPYLFLGLTIQLFFK, from the coding sequence ATGAACTGGATTTACACATTAACTAATTTTTTAATTGGGACTTGTCTTGCTTCCCACGCCGCTGTTGTTTATGAGCATTGGGAGACTTTCGACTTTTTCATAACCCGCTCGCGCTGCAGCACCTGTCAAACTGAACTTAGCTTACTTGATGAATTGCCCATAATTTCTTATCTTTGGCTGCACGGTAAATGTCGCTACTGCAATAGTCAAATTCCAGTTAAATTGCCAATTATTGAAATTTGTGGCGGCCTTGCCTTTATGCAAATTGACTTTAGCCAGCCTAGTAATTATGCAACTGCCATTCTGATCTTTAGCATCTTACTAGTAGCAATCAGTGATTACGAACAGCAAGAATTTCACTTAGCAATGCTTTTCCCAGCGTTATACCTAGCTCTATTTAAAAGCAGTAACCTACTTCATTTTCAGCTTTTAGATTACGTTGAATTATTACCGATTTTGCTGCTATTAATTTTCTATGTTTGGCAAAAAAAGCTAGGTAGTGGCGATTTACTTATTTATCTCATCCTAGCTGTATACTTCAGTCCCCACACGGCAAATTTTATTTTCCTAATAGGTGCAACTCTATTAATCGTTCATTTTTGTTTAAAACAGCAAAAGGGACAAAAGCAAACTACTATTGCTTTTGTCCCCTATCTTTTTCTGGGATTAACCATTCAACTTTTCTTTAAATAA